Proteins encoded in a region of the Marinococcus sp. PL1-022 genome:
- a CDS encoding glucose 1-dehydrogenase, with translation MARLQNKVAIVTGAAGGIGLGTARLFAEEGAKVIAADVQIDLLQEEIKKIQDEGADITAFELDTTSEENWKKVVQQAVDTYGQVDILVNNAGIHYPSKILETSLEEWNKVMNVDSTGYFLGMREVIPEMQKAGQGSIINIASMAALTGSGAAGGNGTAYSAAKGAIRSMTKHVAAHFAEESIRANSIHPGPIRTPIMGERQKTISEDNQDVVPLPPHHGEAVDIAYAALYYASDESRFVTGDEMVVDGGSLA, from the coding sequence TTGGCACGTTTACAAAACAAAGTTGCAATTGTGACCGGGGCAGCCGGTGGGATTGGTCTCGGTACTGCCAGACTGTTTGCAGAAGAGGGAGCGAAGGTTATAGCAGCCGACGTTCAGATCGACCTGCTGCAGGAGGAAATAAAGAAAATACAGGACGAGGGGGCAGATATCACTGCCTTCGAACTGGATACCACCTCAGAGGAGAATTGGAAAAAGGTGGTTCAACAAGCGGTGGATACCTACGGGCAGGTGGATATTCTGGTAAACAACGCAGGCATCCACTATCCGAGCAAAATTCTCGAAACCTCCCTGGAGGAATGGAATAAAGTCATGAACGTGGACTCGACCGGATACTTTCTTGGCATGCGCGAGGTTATTCCGGAAATGCAGAAGGCCGGGCAGGGATCGATTATTAATATAGCATCGATGGCCGCCTTAACCGGGTCCGGAGCAGCTGGCGGCAACGGCACAGCCTACAGTGCGGCCAAAGGGGCGATACGTTCCATGACGAAGCACGTGGCTGCCCATTTTGCCGAAGAAAGCATTCGGGCAAACAGCATTCATCCAGGTCCGATACGGACGCCAATCATGGGCGAACGGCAGAAAACCATTTCAGAGGATAATCAGGACGTTGTGCCTCTTCCGCCCCACCACGGGGAAGCGGTGGACATTGCCTACGCCGCTCTGTACTATGCTTCCGATGAATCCCGGTTTGTAACCGGGGACGAGATGGTCGTCGACGGGGGCTCGCTAGCTTAA
- a CDS encoding Rrf2 family transcriptional regulator — translation MKFSKATDYALHALVYMIHRDGETTKIPVQDLSLALNVSTTYLSKVLTRIVKANYISSTSGAKGGYRLQQNWENVSVYDIVVAIDGVQTLFEDSFDHGDECRIQAVMMEAQENLISTLKNKRLKDLTV, via the coding sequence ATGAAATTTTCAAAAGCCACCGACTACGCCCTGCATGCGCTGGTGTATATGATTCATCGTGACGGGGAGACAACCAAAATCCCGGTCCAGGATTTATCGTTAGCACTGAATGTCTCTACGACGTACTTATCCAAAGTATTAACGCGTATCGTAAAGGCGAATTACATTAGCTCGACGAGCGGTGCCAAGGGCGGATACAGGCTGCAGCAGAACTGGGAAAACGTGAGCGTGTACGATATTGTGGTTGCGATCGACGGCGTACAGACGCTGTTTGAAGACAGCTTTGATCACGGAGATGAATGCAGAATTCAGGCGGTCATGATGGAAGCCCAGGAAAATTTAATCAGCACGCTAAAAAACAAAAGGCTGAAGGATTTGACGGTGTAG
- a CDS encoding organic hydroperoxide resistance protein — MQPLYTTTATAVGGRDGRVTSEDGNLNLDVRTPKELGGSGEQGTNPEQLFAAGYAACFESALNMVARQKKIKPDHTEITANVSIGKDDEGGFGLAVKLAVHVEGVSEEQAKELAEGAHENCPYSKATRGNIEVDVTVA, encoded by the coding sequence ATGCAGCCACTTTATACAACCACCGCTACCGCTGTCGGAGGACGCGACGGCCGTGTCACTTCAGAGGATGGTAACCTAAACCTTGACGTTCGTACGCCAAAAGAGCTCGGAGGCAGCGGGGAACAGGGCACAAACCCGGAACAGCTTTTCGCCGCCGGCTATGCGGCGTGCTTTGAAAGCGCCCTGAACATGGTCGCCCGTCAGAAAAAAATCAAGCCGGATCATACAGAAATTACTGCCAACGTCTCCATCGGCAAGGATGACGAAGGCGGATTCGGCCTGGCCGTGAAGCTTGCGGTTCATGTGGAAGGCGTGTCGGAGGAGCAGGCGAAAGAGCTTGCCGAAGGCGCCCACGAGAACTGCCCGTATTCGAAAGCGACACGCGGAAACATTGAAGTGGACGTTACAGTAGCTTAA
- a CDS encoding DUF4256 domain-containing protein, with protein sequence MVEKNDTSFQLTPEQKKSILAILEDRFEQHMHRHKELAWTSVLKKLEGDDEKLWSLNEMESTDGEPDVIGFDRVENKYLFCDCSAESPKGRRSVCYDREALEARKKYKPETTAVDMAQTMGIELLTEEQYLTLQQLEKIDTKTSSWIQTPADIRKRGGALFGDHRYGRTFIYHNGAESYYAARGFRGILKV encoded by the coding sequence ATGGTGGAGAAAAACGACACCTCTTTTCAGCTTACTCCCGAACAGAAGAAATCCATTCTGGCAATACTCGAAGACCGTTTCGAACAGCATATGCACCGCCATAAAGAGTTAGCATGGACTTCTGTCTTGAAAAAGCTTGAGGGAGACGACGAAAAACTGTGGTCATTGAACGAAATGGAGTCGACCGACGGTGAACCGGATGTGATTGGCTTCGACCGTGTAGAGAATAAATATTTGTTCTGTGACTGCTCGGCAGAAAGCCCTAAGGGACGCCGGAGCGTCTGCTATGACCGCGAAGCACTGGAGGCAAGAAAGAAATATAAGCCTGAAACAACTGCTGTCGACATGGCTCAGACTATGGGCATCGAGCTTTTAACCGAAGAGCAGTATCTCACTCTTCAACAGCTGGAAAAAATCGATACGAAAACGTCAAGCTGGATTCAGACGCCTGCGGATATAAGAAAACGGGGCGGCGCTTTGTTTGGGGACCACCGGTACGGCCGCACGTTCATCTACCATAACGGAGCCGAATCATACTACGCCGCGAGAGGCTTCCGGGGCATACTGAAAGTATAA
- a CDS encoding NAD(P)/FAD-dependent oxidoreductase gives MMYDVVIIGGGPAGLSAALYFGRGLKRALIIDEDRPRNIVTHETHSYLTQDRVTPQTFRKRSREDALKYEGNTMLNDRVTAIHQHNDGFIVQTPAGQFQSKQMLVASGLIEQLPAIKNIEHYYGQSVFYCPWCDGWEMRNKKLAVINPDERVLHMVMLLSNWTNQLEVFTDGYTSLTDENKKILEDKNIPYHLEKIEEMSGENGQLQAIRMTNGETVEVEGAFTYVHWNTNYEFLSGLDVERDENSRFVLSQFGETSVKGLYVAGEAKDNFGSQLIAAAANGGEVARFMMMTQIQEAFNKEA, from the coding sequence ATGATGTATGACGTAGTTATTATTGGTGGAGGACCGGCTGGATTAAGTGCGGCGCTTTATTTTGGAAGGGGATTAAAAAGGGCGCTGATTATTGATGAGGATAGGCCGAGAAACATCGTAACGCATGAAACGCACTCCTATTTAACCCAGGATAGAGTGACTCCGCAGACGTTCCGGAAGCGGTCCAGGGAAGATGCGCTGAAGTACGAGGGCAATACGATGTTAAATGATAGAGTGACTGCAATACACCAGCATAATGACGGCTTTATCGTCCAAACGCCAGCGGGTCAGTTTCAATCAAAGCAGATGTTGGTCGCCTCGGGATTAATCGAACAGCTGCCAGCGATTAAAAATATCGAACACTATTACGGGCAAAGCGTCTTTTACTGTCCGTGGTGCGACGGTTGGGAAATGAGAAACAAAAAGCTTGCCGTCATCAATCCGGATGAACGGGTCTTGCACATGGTTATGCTTCTCTCCAACTGGACAAACCAACTCGAAGTATTCACCGACGGCTATACCAGCCTGACAGATGAAAATAAGAAGATACTCGAAGATAAAAATATTCCTTATCATCTGGAGAAAATTGAGGAAATGTCTGGAGAGAACGGGCAGCTGCAGGCGATCCGAATGACCAACGGAGAAACGGTAGAGGTGGAGGGTGCTTTTACGTACGTGCACTGGAACACCAATTATGAATTTTTAAGCGGTCTGGATGTGGAACGGGATGAAAACAGCCGATTTGTGCTCAGTCAGTTCGGAGAAACCTCTGTGAAAGGGCTGTATGTGGCCGGCGAAGCAAAGGACAATTTTGGCAGCCAGCTGATAGCGGCAGCGGCGAACGGCGGGGAGGTTGCAAGATTCATGATGATGACGCAAATTCAGGAGGCGTTTAATAAAGAAGCATAA
- a CDS encoding MarR family transcriptional regulator, translating into MNDSPLSLDHQLCFAVYACSKEISKMYREELDPLGLTFSQYLMMLVLWEEDHQSVKAIGEKLYLDSGTLTPMVKRMEGAGLVTRKRSTEDERSVLVHLTEQGRLLKRDAACLPERLGSRLGIDEEGAKQLLRQLHQITEHIQKGEN; encoded by the coding sequence ATGAATGATTCACCATTATCGCTTGATCACCAGTTATGCTTTGCTGTTTACGCCTGCTCCAAGGAAATATCGAAAATGTATCGCGAAGAGCTGGATCCGCTCGGGCTCACCTTCTCGCAGTACCTGATGATGCTTGTGCTGTGGGAGGAGGACCATCAGTCCGTCAAAGCCATTGGCGAAAAGCTGTATCTCGATTCCGGGACGCTGACCCCGATGGTAAAACGGATGGAGGGCGCGGGTCTGGTCACAAGGAAGCGTTCTACGGAGGATGAACGAAGCGTGCTGGTTCATCTTACCGAACAGGGACGCCTGTTAAAGCGCGATGCAGCGTGTCTGCCTGAGCGTCTTGGCAGCCGCCTGGGGATTGATGAGGAAGGCGCGAAGCAGCTGCTTCGTCAGCTGCACCAAATTACGGAACATATTCAAAAAGGAGAGAATTAA
- a CDS encoding PhzF family phenazine biosynthesis isomerase — translation MSYQVVHTTVFSMEKGGGNPCPVVLDADHLSTKTMQQMTKEFAHESAFVISSTRPDCDLKLRFFVPSHEMEMCIHATIGSITVLVDKGAISHSPVIVETMLGPVNVKWEKHDSKLEISVEQFPPGFLNTVPSKEEIGRALNIEPEELAEWPVQSVSTSRYKLMIPLKSVDTLNALQPDFNYLWDLCDEFNTTGFYPFAVSQQHEKYLQARQFPRRAGYPEDPATGVAASALGAYLTAHKILPPIEEGWNIFRIVQGVAMGKPSMIESETFVQDNQIVNTRIKGSAEELK, via the coding sequence GTGAGCTATCAGGTTGTACACACCACCGTGTTTTCTATGGAAAAGGGTGGGGGTAACCCATGTCCTGTCGTTTTAGACGCGGATCATCTTTCCACAAAAACCATGCAGCAGATGACAAAGGAGTTTGCGCATGAGTCAGCCTTTGTTATATCCTCCACCCGCCCGGACTGTGATCTAAAGCTTCGTTTTTTTGTTCCCTCCCATGAGATGGAAATGTGCATTCATGCCACCATAGGGAGCATCACGGTTTTAGTGGACAAAGGGGCCATTAGCCATTCCCCGGTCATTGTGGAGACCATGCTTGGACCTGTAAATGTAAAATGGGAAAAGCATGATTCAAAGCTGGAGATAAGTGTCGAACAGTTCCCGCCCGGGTTTCTGAACACCGTTCCGTCGAAAGAAGAAATAGGCAGGGCACTGAATATTGAACCAGAGGAACTGGCGGAATGGCCGGTTCAATCCGTTTCCACGTCCCGTTATAAATTAATGATCCCTTTAAAAAGCGTAGATACGTTGAACGCGCTTCAGCCTGATTTTAATTATCTCTGGGATTTATGTGACGAATTTAACACGACCGGCTTTTATCCTTTCGCTGTTTCACAACAACACGAAAAATACTTGCAAGCACGCCAGTTTCCCCGAAGGGCCGGCTATCCGGAGGATCCGGCCACCGGGGTAGCTGCCTCGGCCTTAGGCGCCTATTTAACGGCACATAAGATTTTGCCCCCAATAGAGGAAGGGTGGAATATCTTTCGTATTGTTCAGGGAGTCGCTATGGGAAAGCCGAGCATGATTGAATCGGAAACGTTTGTACAAGATAATCAAATTGTAAACACCCGAATCAAAGGAAGTGCCGAAGAATTGAAATAG